From one Ictalurus punctatus breed USDA103 chromosome 20, Coco_2.0, whole genome shotgun sequence genomic stretch:
- the mbnl1 gene encoding muscleblind-like protein 1 isoform X12, whose amino-acid sequence MAMLAQQMQIASAIMPGSQLQPMSFFSVTPNLATNASAAAAAAAATFNPYLSPVSPALMPTAADILPSAPVLIGGNPAAVAPVTSTANTAAQKLLRTDRLEVCREYQRGNCSRGETDCRFAHPADSTMIDSSENTVTVCMDYIKGRCSRDKCKYFHPPAHLQAKIKAAQHQVNQATATAAMTAVKSLKRPLEATFDLQGLPHSLIPPLPKRPALEKTNGATTMFNAGMLQYQQALANMQFQQQFIPSGSILCMTPATSMVPMMHGASPAAVSAATTSATTVPFASASANQDSSLSKLTTNEYMQLIPIISAEHLTSHKYLTQM is encoded by the exons ATGGCCATGCTCGCCCAGCAGATGCAGATCGCCAGTGCCATCATGCCTGGCAGCCAGCTTCAGCCAATG TCTTTTTTCTCTGTCACGCCGAACTTAGCCACCAATGCCAGtgcagcagctgcagcagcgGCGGCTACGTTTAACCCGTACCTGAGTCCCGTATCGCCAGCACTAATGCCCACTGCTGCTGACATCCTGCCCAGCGCGCCAGTCCTGATCGGTGGAAATCCCGCTGCTGTGGCACCTGTAACCTCCACAGCCAACACAGCTGCCCAGAAACTACTGCGCACTGACCGCCTGGAG gtgtgtCGCGAGTACCAGCGTGGTAATTGCTCTCGCGGCGAGACAGACTGCAGATTTGCTCACCCGGCTGACAGCACCATGATAGACTCCAGCGAGAACACCGTCACTGTGTGTATGGACTACATCAAGGGCCGCTGCTCACGGGACAAATGCAAATATTTCCATCCTCCTGCACACCTGCAGGCCAAGATTAAAGCAGCACAGCACCAGGTGAACCAGGCCACAGCCACCGCGGCCATG ACGGCTGTCAAATCACTGAAGCGACCCCTCGAGGCCACCTTTGACCTG CAGGGCCTTCCTCATAGCCTAATTCCTCCTTTGCCAAAGAGACCAGCCCTTGAGAAAACCAACGGTGCCACCACCATGTTCAATGCCGGCATGCTGCAGTACCAACAGGCGCTGGCCAACATGCAGTTTCAGCAGCAGTTTATTCCTTCAG GCTCAATATTGTGCATGACTCCTGCAACAAGTATGG TACCCATGATGCACGGCGCTTCACCGGCCGCTGTGTCCGCAGCAACCACGTCCGCCACTACTGTTCCCTTCGCATCcgcatcagccaatcag GACTCTTCTCTATCAAAGCTGACTACCAACGAATACATGCAATTG ATTCCAATAATATCTGCAGAACATCTGACTAGCCACAAGTATTTGACTCAAATGTAG